A section of the Ignavibacteriales bacterium genome encodes:
- a CDS encoding tetratricopeptide repeat protein, with the protein MKKKLLLVFFSMGIVVLLNSVSYTQTSLADSLRDAGNLDAAIEEYQRLYNTNPNDDDNTYDLAGALALNRQIDSAFHYLFIAVRNDTSVVVLSDPFFIHLIDDPRWSELEDMLIERVEKKLGKYSNVELSKELWRMRLKDQAYYYHINIAEKNGYGNLVRMALWDLKTRINEENVARLEEIISEYGIPKISYVKNTAAEAAFLIIQHADIKTQEKYLPMFIEAADSGEAHWFQVALMVDRVNIRTGKMQIYGTQLYQHEDGSYYVKDLIEPEYVNQRRAGVGLGPIQEYVKQWNVVWDIEQKEK; encoded by the coding sequence ATGAAAAAAAAATTACTTTTAGTGTTTTTTTCTATGGGGATTGTTGTTTTGCTGAATAGTGTTTCTTATACACAGACATCCTTAGCAGACAGTCTCAGAGACGCCGGCAATCTCGATGCCGCGATCGAAGAATATCAAAGATTGTACAATACCAACCCTAATGACGATGATAATACATATGACCTGGCAGGAGCTCTGGCTTTAAATCGTCAGATCGACAGCGCATTTCACTACCTCTTTATAGCCGTCAGGAATGATACTTCGGTTGTCGTTTTGAGTGATCCTTTTTTCATTCACCTGATAGATGATCCACGATGGAGTGAACTGGAGGATATGCTCATCGAAAGGGTAGAAAAAAAGTTGGGAAAATACAGTAATGTCGAGCTTTCCAAAGAGCTATGGAGGATGCGCTTAAAAGACCAGGCTTATTACTATCATATCAATATAGCTGAGAAGAATGGCTATGGAAATTTGGTCCGCATGGCACTATGGGACCTTAAAACGAGAATAAATGAAGAGAATGTCGCCAGGCTAGAAGAAATAATCTCGGAGTACGGTATCCCGAAGATATCATATGTCAAAAATACTGCGGCTGAAGCCGCCTTTCTTATCATTCAGCATGCAGACATAAAAACCCAGGAAAAATATCTTCCAATGTTCATTGAAGCCGCAGACAGCGGAGAGGCTCACTGGTTTCAGGTCGCGCTAATGGTCGATAGGGTAAATATCAGAACGGGAAAGATGCAAATTTACGGGACACAATTATATCAGCATGAGGACGGATCATACTATGTAAAAGATCTTATCGAGCCGGAATATGTAAATCAAAGGCGCGCGGGTGTTGGACTGGGACCGATCCAGGAATATGTAAAACAGTGGAATGTGGTATGGGACATTGAGCAAAAGGAAAAATAG